The following DNA comes from Alnus glutinosa chromosome 6, dhAlnGlut1.1, whole genome shotgun sequence.
GACAATTAATCATGGTTGGAATTTCCTATAATTGAAGTATGTTTGAATTGTCGTGTAATTCGTGTAGGACACAAAAAATAAGGATGCGGGGCTCATGTGCCGCACCCCAGACTGCCCAAGGAGGAGCTCACCTGTCCAGAATGGGTGAACCACACATGCAACCCTCTTTGTGGGCTCCCCCAATTTCAGACACTCCAATTATAAAGGATCTTAATTTGAACGCATGCGCATActctttacaatttttttaataggtaataGCTACCTTTATTGgcatttaaaatataaatttctttGCATAATGTCTTAGAATATTCTGAAGTATATAATATTGCACCCGAATTCCAATTATTGGGGTTTAGAGTAACTAGTATTAAATGTTTAACATACTAATtttgaacccttttttttttttttatggacataAAATTTGACATTTATTCAACCCAATAGGGAAATAACCTAGAGAGAATCTCTAAGAACAATCAAGAGACTAAATCTCTATAGAACAAGAGCAATTTGCTTTAGAATAACAATGTCACGAATACCtttaagaattttttcaatCCAAACTTTATCCATAATTTGTTTTATCGCTGCCTTAACCGTAACGCTATGAGCTGCTGAATTTGCCACTCTTTGAATATCCTAATTTGCCAACTTTGCCGAGTAGAAAGATCGACTTGTATATCGGCCgctaattttgaatttaatacCGTCTTTATTTCCCTCTTATCCCGTCCTATCCAAAGGCTAAGATCGAGAATCTGCAAGAAGATTTCAGataatttctttgttttgggtCGTATATATCCTAACGAATGTCTTTTTGTACCCGATAGGAAAATTGACCCATTAATGGATAAAGCCCAGAAAGCCTTAATTACAATGTTTATCCTGGTGATCACAATTAAGTGGGCAAGGTTGAGAGGCTGAGCCGCTTAAATGTCCTTCATTTTTGATTTCAAGAACCAGGCCTTCAACTAGACTATCATCTAATATGTGAACATTATAAATTACACAAAAAGaagtttaaaataataataatcagcATCCTTGCCGCCAAACATGTAATTTAAAGTCATGATAAAATTCAGTCCGGTGCATGAATTAAGTATTACAATTTTTCCtataatcttttataaattttcgTAATAATATATctacattttatgaaaatattaaataaacgTCACATAACGTACAGTAACAGTTTATATTTTAGAATTTGGCTTCCGTGGACTGCTGATAGAGTATACAAAGGACTTGTAGTATAAGCGGTAAGTAACACTTGTAATAACCCGGGAATAGGatcttctcaatttcaaattaaatagagAGAATCCGAAGATAattttgccttttgttttgtaattaacGGATCTGTTTCCTTAAAAGAATGGGTGACAAGGGAGCCTACTCTATGTCAATATTTATTATCACTCAAAAGCATACAAAAATACCtgaaattctttttatttttatttttatgaataagtgAGTACTTTCATTCCAAACAACTGCAAAATTATACAATCAAAGGTCTAACAAGACCATCAAACCAACAAGGCCCAAACTAGAACTCTGAAACAAATTAACAAGGGCACAAACAACAAACATAAAGGGAAACATTCAAACCAGGACAGAACTAGTTATGTTCTACATTTGGCAAAGAGTTGCAATTTCTTTAGACTTGATAAACCTGCCTTTCCTTGAAATTAGAGAACGGATCTCTCACAAAATCCCTCTAAGAATCTGCTCCTCCGTTTTTGGCAGACCTTGAAATCTAAGCCCATTCCTTCCTTGCCAAAGATGGTACACAACAAAGCTTAAGATTAACCTACACAAAACAGCCAGTAAATTTTTTGTTCTCCACTTGCTGTAGGCTTCCTCCAACACACCTTGCATTTCAAGCTTAGGATTGAGCTTAAAGCATAAGAGCATACAAGCTTTCCAGATGCGGGAACTAAAGCTGCACTGGAAAAAGAGGTGGTCACGGCTCTATATACAATTTCTACAAAACAAACACTAAGAATCACCTTGAAAACCCCACCTCTATTAAGCACAGCCAGCCATAAGATGAACGCTTGTTTAGGGATAGCTTAAGGGAACCAAACAATAGGCCACCACTTAACTTCTTGCTTTCTCTCTCATAAAATCCTAGGTATTTGAACTAACAAAGACACCCTTTCGGTATATAGTCCACACAGGCTTATTCACATTCCTAAGGTGGACTTCTGGGAGCCTGCTTTGATTTCTCTGTCGACTATCACATTATGCGAAGTAATTCTATATATACATTAAGTGTTCATCAAGTATTTATCAGAatattaaaagtatatatatatatatatatatatatatatatatatccatcaaaaaatgagatgacatttaaaatcaccattggacaTGTGATGAGTAATTCTAGGAGTACATAAAGAgtccatcaagtgtccataaaagaatgatgtggcttttaaaatcatcatttaatcaatcacacgcctaatggtgattttaaaagccgcctcattttttgatggacacttaatgtactctTAGAATTACttacatgtgattgatcaaatgatgattttgatcaaatagtaattttaaaaaccacatcatttTTTGAAGGACACTTAATGCACTATTAGAATTATTCCATTATGTGGCCTTATAAGTAAGCGCGACACAACTTCCAAAGATGTGTTTTGAAttcatatattaaattattcaagaaaataccattttatttcagtttatatatattaatcgcCATGTCTTGATTAATTTTCTTGCCCTACACCTCGGATATGATTTGCCAAAAGACCTTTACTTTGGCACGTACTAATACTGCTTTGATTTCTCTGTCGACTATCACCCTTTCTCCAACTCCACGAGCAGTTCTGGGGGAGACTTGTATGTCAGAAGCTCTGCCATTTTTGCAAGTAAGCTCTAACCCATATGAAACCAGACCTAGCAAAAAGATTCCATATATGTCTAAGCATGGAAGATTTGTTCCAAATATCAAGGCATTTTAAGCCCAAACCACCTTCTTTCTTAGGGAAGCAAAAATACTTGAATTTCAAGCGTAAGGTTATGGCCTCTGAAAGCAAAAGCTATGATACTAAGGGAGCGCATTTAGAAATCTGAAAATCATAGCCATATTATCGTTCTCAATCTTTGATTATTGGGTCATAATTAAGAAACACGATCAATTAAGCCTTCCCTTCTTAAAGGACACTAGCCACATGATTGTACAGTACTATACCCTATGGTCATACGTGGCTGCACCGGTGAGAGAGACCCTAGCTATGGAGTTCGATCAAGTTAGGGAGCTAAGACAGATCGAAGTAGCGCAGCAGATGTAAACACCAGATACCATTCCAAAGTTGTTAGTGGTTTTTCGTTGCAGCCGTGGGCAAAGATCTTTCCCATTTTGTCTCCTGTAGAGGAAGACATTTTGGTTTGttaatacatacatacatacatacatacattgGATAGTCTGGTGTGAATGGTTATCTCTTACTGCCTGGACAGTTTGGTTTGAGGAGTTATCTCTCACGACcagttcaaataaatttttctaaaatatttggCTACCCTTGTCGATCTTAGATTTAGTAtgttctttaactatttttgtacatgggttaacggaatatgaaagtcatagatagtaCTTTATCATAAGaatttgtttgtatctatgattttgtaacctcatagcatgtggctatgattttgcagaactttatgTTTTGTGACGTAAGAACTTTATGCTCGTAATCTTTGATGAATGAAATACTCATatatttcgttaaaaaaaagaaaaaagaaaaaatgataagctgataggaaaaactaaatttaatcatttaataaatactttaacactccccatCAAGTGTAAGCTCAAAATCCCTTCTAATATGTGAGGtccgtgaaatatttaattgaaataggaggAAAATGAATAAGACATAGTTCAAACTCATGACTCATGCTCTGAtgtcatgttaaattaccacttatcctaaaaatttaaattgataaaaatagttaaatttagtcatttaatcAATAGTACTTTAACCATTAATAGTTGTGATAAGAAGGATTAATTGGTGGATATATCTTAATTAAGtctaaaattaaaagttttaggttttaaagctaaataatattataatacaCTACAGATCGAGATTTTTCAAGGCAGTGTGGTATGCTTAGACAAGTCCATAAACTAATCGAgaaatactaaaaattatattttatttccctTTATTGATGTGGATATTgtcaaatatataattattagatCTATCCttgttaagaaaaataaatatataaaaatcatgGGCCGACAAGTTGTGGTCTAACGAAGTTCACAATGAATGTTGCAACAAAAATTACAAGATCTTTATTGAATTAATCATGGCTGCATTAACAGGGtgatgaaaaaagaaaatgtaatctTCAATGTTAACGTAATTTTAATGACTGTTTTGATCATAGGAGCTACATGTATGCATGCATCAGAAGCCATGGATGATGGATGGATATTTGACGACAACTTAACCCTTCAGAGACTGCTGCACAAGAGGGTAGCGACATTGCCATGATCATGTCGAGCTCTGAGACACAGCTGGTTCGGACCACTGAGATAACGTAGTCCATGAAAGCTGCGTCGCACGGCAAAGTGATTGGCCCATCCCTCGGTAGCCCAAACTCCTCCTCAGACATTCTGAATAGCTCTTTAAAGATTTTGCTGCCCAAACAAGCCAAGGGCACCACAAACCGCTTCTTATCGGCGGTATATACCACAAAGTGACCCTTATGAGTTTGCCTATAGCTCTGTTTTGGCAGTGGGATGGCTCTCCTCCGATCAATGCCGGCCATTTTCTTCCACTTCCTTACCATGGCGATGAGTTTTCTCAAGCTGATCATATTGATGAGGAAACATGCATGCAGCGGCTACAAACAACGACGTCGTAGGACTAGCAAGCTAGGTATATGGTTACTGGAGAGGTTGTGGTATGATCAGTAGAATGCCCTGCAGggaacttatatatatatgaaccgaACTTCACGTTTCAGCCAAAACCATGTGCTGATTGGAACACATGGTTTTGGATGTGGGATCGATTGTTCTGGATTTAATGCTCCCAGTAGTTGTACGTGGTGGGGGCCAAGTGATCACATACATTAGATTTTGCCATTTTGGAGGTTCAactcattaataaaataaaatttcaaagtattttttaagattttagggaattttttaaaaatttggatgCATGGGCAGTAAGGCCATGAGTACGTGGTTCCGCCCTGACCACAAAGAGTTCTGGTGGAAATTAACTGCAAGGCCAACACCAAACATGGAGCTAGCTCAACTATATATATGGCTGCATGTACGTGTAATTGAGGCACATTTGGTAGACAAATAGTGACCAATCCTAGAGGGAAAAGAATTTTACCAAATCTTCCAAATTAATTTACAATAAGCTAATTGCATGTTTAGTTTAGCGGTTTTGAGACGTGCggttttatttgaaaataacaatttaaaatgtaattaataaaaaaaacaatttttaaaatcactgttaactgtttggtaaaaaatgtatattaaaAGACTTATTTCtgtcaattttaaaaaacacatttaaagtttaacctttaaaatcgtatattttttaaaaaatgcattaagaattttttttattttaatatttttaaaccgtatttttttttttataaataaacttTCAAATGGgacatttttctaaaaagaaaataaaataaaaagcgcCGCTATAGcaatttttcaccttttttttttttttttttttttttttttttttaatttcgatTATTTCCCTAAAAGTATAGAAATTAAACTTGGAATGCCTATCCAAACTCGACCGCAGCAAATACGATTGAAAAGGCCAAGTGTACAAGAGCCAAGCGGCAATTCCGCAATTGTCAGTACTTTTTGCACTGGGGGGGTGGGTGGTGATGAACCACAGTTCTTGCAGAGCCTACCAGAGATTGATAACTTGGCCCACTAAACACCAATCATTATTCTAGCTATGATATATCAGGTGGCTGCCAGCAGTTTGCATACAAAACCGACAAACCGCTTTAGAGGTAACGACCTACAAAAAAGCATTAGTGCACATGTGTTactattcttttaaaaaagaagtcAAATTTGCATATGAAATCGATGGAAACGCACTAAATTGGTGAGTATCCGAACCGGATAGAATCTAAATACGAAATCGATAAACTGCTTTAGAGGTAACGATTTAGGAAAGGCATTAAAACATCTGTGTTATTACTAAAAGATTAGGTAATGACCTAGAAAAAGCACTAAACATCtgtattattattctaaaagaTTAGTAAAGTTTACATCTAGAGTTCTTGTAGAATCTACCGGAGATTGATAGGAGCCTGACAGAGTGATGTCTCAGAACCAAGAATACCCTCGGCGGCTATGACCCTAGAGATCCTCATGTTTCATCACAAATTAtgcataaatttcaaaatttgaaaaagattgCTGTTTTTGCTCAGATCCCACTTTGATAGCCTAATTAAGCAAAAACAGCaccaaacagaaaagataaaaacTAGATAATTCATCGAAGTCTATCTATCATCCTTCAATGGCCTCATTCTTGCCCAAGTTCTACAAGCCTCCGGCCACAAGTAAGTTGGAGATAAAACTAGAGCATTGGCTCACGCATTTAAAGCACATGTTGCTTTTTCTTGCGTGATTTTTAGCAAAAGGTCCCCCCAACAACACAATGTCACAAGGCACCACATTGCCTCCACACATAATCAATCTTTAGTCTTATCATTTCAACCATCTACTTCCGCCCAACTGCCTATAAATTAGAATCTTAACCATCTAGTTCAACTTACCCATCAAAGCTTCAAAATCTTCAGAAAGATCAATGGCTTCATGAGCATGAAGAGAAGTTCTAAGAAGTTAAGTGAGATTATAGAGAAatggaggaagaggaagaagggtTACTTTGCCGTGTATACAAAGGAAGGCAGAAGATTTGTTGTGCCTCTCTACTACTTGAACCATCCTATTTTTCGGGTGCTGTTGGAGATGGCCGAGGAGGAGTTTGGGTCAACCATTCTTGGGCCACTACAAATTCCTTGTGAGGAAGGATTGATGGACTTCATTCTCTCTTTATTGAGGAAGAATCCTCCTGGCAACTCTCCATGAACACTTGTAGGGGACCTTCAACATCCTcgattttgattttgttgacATTTCCGAGGATAAACTCTTGTACATTGAAAAGAATGTAAGACTAATTTCTCACGAGTAAGGCttgcttttgtgttttgtacacACAAGACGCATGTTAAGAGTGACACATTTGTAATTAAGGGCTCTCTTTAACTTGTGTCCTATGTgttgtatttatttctttttgtgtgGATTGGCAtagtcatttatttattttgggcataTAACGAGTTGTGCAAATTTTTTGTGAACACTTGAAAAAGTACTTTCACCCTTTATATAAGAAGAGTTGGTCCATTAGACTTCATTATGTCAATAAGTGAAAATATGGTTTAGATACTAGTCTCCTCTATCATGCACTTGGGGGATATCAGACAGACAATGGAAAGTTCGTCCTCTAACAATGGAAGTATGTCGTTCACATACTTGGTCTACACATGCTACGAAGGAAGAACATAACTATTTTTTGTGTTATTCTAACACCGTGCACAGTAACAGGACTCGAATTTCTAgctattattattgttgttgccATTCATTCATTTCCTCCTGTGTGGAGGAAAAACACAGCAGAACAAAAATTTGTCTGATCATCAAGTAGATATATATGGCTTTTCTGTTCAACCAAGTTAACTTCTCACAGAAAACAGAGAGCATAAACCACAATGTCAAACcaaaataacaagcacataTGATACATGACAGCATAAAATGCCTGCAAACATGGGGTTTAATAATCTAAATAAGCAACGAAATGCAAACAGTTCAAAGCTTGGAGGTTGCAAGTTGTATTAGATCCTTCCTAAGAATCTTGCCGGAGGGATTCTTGGGTACAGTAGCTATAAATGCAACTCTCCTGATTCTCTTGTATGGAGCCACCTGCGAAGATGACAGCGGATCAATACAGTGATAACAAAGAATTTGTGCCTAGAGATTCAACAACACAACTCATATAAAACTACTTCAGGCTTCAGCTCACCTGTCCCGCTATGAAATCCATGACTGCACCCTCAGATAAATTACTTCCA
Coding sequences within:
- the LOC133871694 gene encoding auxin-responsive protein SAUR68-like, translating into MVRKWKKMAGIDRRRAIPLPKQSYRQTHKGHFVVYTADKKRFVVPLACLGSKIFKELFRMSEEEFGLPRDGPITLPCDAAFMDYVISVVRTSCVSELDMIMAMSLPSCAAVSEGLSCRQISIHHPWLLMHAYM
- the LOC133870225 gene encoding auxin-responsive protein SAUR66; the encoded protein is MSMKRSSKKLSEIIEKWRKRKKGYFAVYTKEGRRFVVPLYYLNHPIFRVLLEMAEEEFGSTILGPLQIPCEEGLMDFILSLLRKNPPGNSP